The Hordeum vulgare subsp. vulgare chromosome 7H, MorexV3_pseudomolecules_assembly, whole genome shotgun sequence DNA window CGAGCACGCCTTCATAGAAGCGATTGCCTAGCAAGCTTCCTCCGCGGAAAATGGGAGAGTGAGTTCCGCATTCTCCGCGTCGGAAACCTGATCATCTAGCAGCCAGAAGTCCTCACAAAGAGAGGAGCCTCCCCGCAGATCAGCCGAGAATAACTCCTTATAGAAGGAGTAAATATGGGATGAGATGTCTTCTGGGTTTTCCAGGAGAGCATCCCCATCCCGGAGGAACGGGATGACACACTTCCGCCTACGGCCGTTGGCGATGGCCTGAAAGTACGCGGTGTTTGCGTCCTCCTTGAGGAGCCAGTTCTGGCCACCTCGACGTTGCCAAAATAGTTCCTCGGTCCTGAAAATGCCCATGAGCTCGGCATCGAGGGAGTATCTCCGGGTCCAGCCATCTGGGGACAGACCCGTACTGTCCGccaagtcatcaagggtcttaatTTGGCCTAGCAGGGCCCCTTTACGGGCCCGGAGATCAGCACCCAAGTTAGCACCCCAGCCCTTCATGGCCTGGCGCGCCATCTTGGCACAGTGATGCCAAATGTCTACCGCACAGTAGACACGCGGCGGGGAAGCGGCAGCCCGATGCCAACGGTCTTGGACCAACTCGCGGAAACCAGGCTGATCCAGCCAAAAAGACTCAAAGCGAAAGCGACGAGATCTAGGGGGGACCCTTCCCCCCGACGAGAAGAGCAGAGGCGTATGGTCTGAGCCAATCTGAGTGATCGCCCGAAGCCCGCACAGGGGGAACATCACTACCCATTGGGGCGACACAAAGACCCGATCTAGAACACTCCGGATGGGGTCCGCCTGCTTGTTCGACCACGTAAACCTGGCCCCTACGCAAGCTATCTCACGTAGCGCCAAGTCCGCAATGCAGTCATTGAAAAGACGCATCCGGGGTCGATCTACATTCGGAGAGCTTTTATCAGAAGCCCACCGAATAAGATTAAAATCACCGGCCACCACCACAGGGGTGGTGCACCTTTCCACCTTCTACTTTAGCTCGGCGAGGAATTCTGTCGAGCGGGCATGGTCCGCCGGGCCATGGACGATGATCACCTCCCAGCTGAGGTGGGCACGTCGGTCGGTGATGGCcatgctcacaaagaactcccccCGGTCCATGTCCTCCACCGAGAACGCCTCCTCCCGAACACCAAGAAGAATTCCCCGAGAGTGGCCCGATGCAGGGAGCCACTGCCAGGAGAATTGGTGGCGGGAGAGCCTCTGAAGCTCGAGCATGCTAAACTCCTGGCGAATCGTTTCTTGCAGACGAACTATGTCAATCTCTTCCTGACGCAAATACTCAATAAGCTGCCATCGCCGGCCAGGGATGTCGAAGCCCCTAATATTCCAGCATAGGAGCTTCATTTAACAACCTCGTCTGGATTCCTAGGCCCCGCAAGTGGGGCCAATCTAGCCCGCCCGTCAGCCGCGGGGCGGGGGAGAGCCTTAGAAGGCCGACCCCGGCGTCCCCGAGAAGAGGGGACATCGGAGGTCGCCTGGCCAGAGGAGGGAGCTCTGGGGCCTGAAACACACTCCTCACCGCGGGTCTCAGTGGGGTTGAGACGGGTTGGCGGCCGCCCCCTGGGCTCCCGGACAAAGGGGAGCCCACCTATGGGCGGCATAGGACCAACAGCATCCGCTGCGAGAGGTGCACCGCCATCCCTGGTCTCTCTATGACCAGGTCCGGcgtgcaccgagggagagggggagttggAGCGCGTGGCAAGACAGCGCGCTTCCGCTAACGCCCCCTCAAGCCTCTCTCTCGCACACAGGGCGGAGATCTGCTCCAGAGGGGGACCTTTCTCCCCCCGAAACACAATACCACTATCCGCAGCCACAACAGCCAAAAGGGGCACCAAATCGCTGGAGAGAACAGAAAACCGAGATCCagagccagaagggggaggagaggaggCGTACCTGGGAACAGGTCGCGGGCCGCAGCCCGCCGGGCCGCCAGCTCGGGGATCGTCGGGACGCGGCCGTCCTGAAGGATCCGGGACTGGCTGATCCACGCGCTCTGGCGTGCCGCCACGACGGGGGAAGCGCCCTCCCGAGGCCGAGAGCGGGGCACGGGAGGGGACTCAGGCACCCATCCagggtcgacggccaccggagggcgcGGATCCGGGGACCCCAAgggtggggaaggggggaacccggaGAGCGCGAGTAGCAGACCACCCCTGGCGAGCGTGGGGACGACGCAGGGTAGACCTCCATACCCAGACTCACCTCCTCCTCAGCAGTGACCACCGGGATAGGGGAGGCAGGGAGGATGACCTCCGTGCCTACCGCCAACACCGGCGCCAAAGAGCCCACCGTGGAGCCTCCTGCGTGATCCGACTGACCGGCAACCGAAGGGGCGGGGTTGCGCCGACCATCTgacagctcgggcggagccccgaCCATATCATCGTCCCCCTCAGAAGAAGACCCCTCCTCCGACGAGCCCCCCTCCTCGTCAAGCCCCCCGTCACCGGGCTCCGGCCCAGACGGGGTCAGATCTGGCTGCACCACAGAGGCCGGGGACTCAAGCTCGAAGGTGAGGCGTCTGCCCTTGGAACCAAAGTAGAAGACCAAAGACAGACCGTCGATCTCAGCAGGAGCCGGGCGGAGAATCTCAATACGGGCGGGGCCATCATCCTCGAAAGAAGCCAGGTCAGCGGTGATCAGTTTGCCCACGGGTTCGGAGATGGCTTTTAGAATATGAGTGAGCTTGCCACCCCGCGGAGCCGCACTACCCCCCTTGGGAGGCCATAAACGAGGATCCATACTTTCTCCAAGGGGGGGACGGGGTCAGGCTCGGACGTGGCCGCCTGGACGCTGatcatgagctggttgaggagacAGCGAATAGGACCATGCGAGCAGACTCGGAGTAGCTCGGCCGAAGGGAAAGGGACCGAGAAGACCAGGGGAGCCGTCTCAGTGACCTCCCATGCGAACTTAGAACCGCGAAAGTCGCCAATGTAGGCCGCCAGCTCATCCCGGATGAGGTCAGACGAGATCACCAGGCCATCCGGGATTGGCTGCTCGGGCTCGAAGGTGACCGTCGCAAGGTGAGGCCGAGCAGCTACCTCCTCAATCTCCGCATCCACAAAGTAGAAGCTACCCCGCTCAGTGTCGTACCCAAGATAAGCAAGAGTCGTGGGGCACCGTGGAGGAGCCTCACACTCCGAGCGGTAGTGGCCGGCGCACCCGCAGTTGATGCACATCGTGTCCTCGCGGGAGCGCTGGCGGTTTACCCGAGCAGGGGGGTCGAGAGCCTCCTACTCAGGAGCCCCCTGAGCTCCAGGCGGCGTCAGGCCGCCAGCACcaccaagggaagaaccaacacccttcttcttcttcttagccgGGGCCGGGGCGGGAAGCGGAGCAGTAGGCAGGGCCTCTGGGGACACGTGCCTGGAAGGCCCATCATCCCGACGCTAGTCCGCACCCTTCGCCTGAGAGGAGCGCCAGTCAGCACGGCGGCCATCGTCACCATGCCGTATCGGCGGCCCGCCCCACCGCTCCCCTCAGCGATGATCCTGACGGTTACGCCGCCAGGAAGGCGCAGCGGGGCGGTGAGCGAGGGCCCAAGCCGGGGGATCGCGGGGCGCTGGCTCATCACGCAGCTGAGGtgtcgggggggggggcgcaACCAGCTTTGCACGCAGAGCCGCTTCCCGATCCAGGCCGGCCGCGCGGGCGGCCTCCAGACGGCGACGATCCGTCGGCGAACCCGGCAACGGCAGACGGGGATCCCTCGTCGGATCCCGAGGGGGTGGCGGACGGCGAAGGGAGGTCCCGGAGTAGTATTCCGGGGACTTCCCCGGCCGGGAAGACCCACCGTGCCCGAAATGGGATGAGGCAGCGCTCCCATCCGGAGCACGGTCGCGGGCAGCGGGCAGTCGGGCACCGCCTCCGGCTCAGCCAGGAGGCCGCGTTTAGGCGTTTAGGCCGGGAGGCCGCgtttagagcatctctaacagccGCGCTATACAAGCGCCGCGCCGTAAAAAAGGTTGTATTTAGCGCGCGCGCGACGCGGCggcagctccagcgggcgcgcaaaaactGCGCGCGCGCCATTTCCAATTGAGCGCGCTGGCGGAAACGCAATCCCGCGCCCATTATTTGCTGCGCCGGCTCCCGCGCGCgcgactctcccgcgctcgctccttCTTTCTTCTGCGCTCTCTCCTGCTATCTCCTGCGTTGTGCACTCTCTGCGCTCGCTGTACACTCTCGCGACCGGCCCATCCGACCGCGCCGCCGCACCCAtccgaccgcgccgccgccgccgctcgcgccaccatccgagtgcgacggagggctgaaagggttgcccgttttgttgcctcgtatcatgccattcggcgtcccgcaacacacaatgatcttcagaaggatctgattgaagagtggtgggcatggcatggacgacaaagagcatgatttgattgctttatttgtattgtattgttcatgaactattggttgtgtttattgcattatttgttgtactgaacgagaaactatttgtttgagttgtaataactattattattgatttattttgtttgtttgatcgtttttttcactattttttaaaatgtatatgtggtttgtgcctgctgcgcgcgctgcatttttgggcactgctggagcagcgcgcgcgctgcattatagcgcggctgttggagccagcgtctatccctgcgctaaaccagccggcgcgcgctgtaaaaatattttttgggtgcggcgcgaagcgcggctgttggagatgctcttaggccgGGCCCGGAACGGGACGAGGCAGTTGGAAATTATTACCCTGGTGTAATTTGTCCCCTTGGTCATTTCACTCTCTGAAAGGAATGTGCCTTTGTCAGGTCACTGTAGTTTAGATATTGTTGCCGAGGCATACCCAATTCTTGATTTGCAAGCTGGCTTTGTTTTAATCAGAGTGGTCATCAATGAATAGAGCAGCTGTAAGTCGCTAGCGACAACAGGAGAAAAAACAGGGAGTAGCTGTCTGATGCATAAACCTGATACAGTAGAAGATACTAGTGTAGAACAAGAATTTCACCAGACTGCGAATCAATATTTTGCAGTTCAGAATGACATTCAGATCTTCACTGTGTCGATGACTAGTGTCCCTTCCGCAAAAGTTTCAAAGAGTTTTGTTAGGTAATCCTTGGTCTTTATCTTCCTGTACTGCGTCGGTCTCTTTTCATCCACCAGCTCTGCCGCGGGCTCAATCTCTCTCTCCGGGTCCGGCGTATAGAACATAACCAACGACACCCGGTCTTTCTCTGCATTGGTCACAGCCCTGTGAACCGGGCTCTTGAAGAACCCGTTGCTAAGTATCTACATGTATTAGGTGAAATAGAGCTCAGCTTGACTGTTTACAGGACAAGATCAAACAACTTTTGCAACTTCCTGCACATACGTACCTCCATTGCATCTCCTGTGTTCACAAGTAACGCATTCGGGACTATTGGCACTTTGTACCAGACACCATTTTTCTGCACCTGGAGCCCGTTGACGCTATCATCGATAAAGACAACGGTGATCACAGTGGCATCAGTATGGGGCTTCAGGCCTAAGACTTGGTCCGGCTTGGGACAGTGAGGGTAGTAGTTGAATCTGGCGTATGTGATGGCATCCTCTTCGATCATCTCGACGAAGTAGTCCTCATGTAAATTGAGCATCCTCGCCAGGTGCCTGAGGACAAGGCTGGCAATTTCCCTGCACTTGACTGCGTACTCGCACAGTATATCTCTGAAGAAAACTGAATAATCAGAATTGTTCAATGGATACTCATCATTTGACTTTTTATATCATGCATATTGATCATGGATTCCTGATAAAATCCTATAAGGTACCTGAAGGAAGGAGGATGTGTGGGCCACAAGCTATAGATTCTTCGCGACTCCGGTTCCACTACAAGGTACAACCGGTCACTCCAGTCCAGGGTCTGCTTCTCTGATACGACTATGTCGTTCCCGTATCCTTCCATACGGAACTCCTGGCCATCAACCAAGTTTGAGTACTTCTGCTTCTCTTCCGGTGGAAGCTTGTAAAATTCTCTCGTCACTTTCATCACCTCATCAAGAAAACTTGGCTGTATGCCATGCCCGACAGCCTAGAGAAAGATCGATGACAACTCTATTCGATTGATAAAAAGGTAGTACAAAGAGTTAATCAGGACAAGCTTACCAGGAAGAGGCCCCAGCTCTCCAAGGCGGACTGCATCTTGGCAACCTCATCAGAGCTGTTACCAGGGGCAGGGAGACGGCTGAGATCAATGATTGGGATCGGCTCTGGCATTTCGGAACAGGCCACGTCAGGGCGGTTTTGCTCAGGAACCACATACTGACTTGGTGGCTCCTGTACGCAGGTCACCAGCTCTTGCACAATCGAGGGTATGTTGACTATCTTCGATGGTTCTTCACAAGCCatggttgcttgctactgttgtttgTCTTGAGTTTCCTTGTCTCACTTTGGCAGTTTTATGGGCATAGATTTGCAAAAGCGAATATTTTAGTTCAAATGGGTATCTTGACTTCCAAGCACGCAGCTAGATCCACTACTGGCTCCCTTGTCCGCTTCTATAGAGCCAATTTTATGTGCACAAGTGAGTAGTATAGgatgtacttcctccgtcctgAATTAGTTGACGCTCaaacggatgtatctagatgtatttccatgttagatacagagggagtattagTCATCACTTTGACCCACAGACCAATCAGTGAGAAGCGCAAACTGTTAAATATATATACCTGCCTTGCTGCCTAGCAAAATACtttctctgtacctaaataattgtaattGGGGAGAATTAGATACGGAGGGAGTACAGAGTAGTGCATGCCACCACATGCCATGTTATCTCTGTCCCTCCACTTGGCTTCTTATATAGCTTGTTTTGGCTTATTAGGTGAATTCTTCAGAAAAAAGCAGTAGCGCCATCTTTCTGATCTTTTTAGTGTTAGTTGTAGTGGTTGGTGGCTGGTCTACTCATCGATAACCATGTGGACCGCGACGGGACTGAGACAAAGACAACTTCATCTTGCATAGTGCAACCTCTTTCTTCAAGAGAGCACAGCCACCAAGGAGAGCAAGACCAGGATCAGCAAAGAAATATCCAAGAGCTCCAATGGCTGACGAGTCATGGAGGCTGCCGAGTTCAGTGCAGCAACTGGCTGCCAGCATACAGGAGCCACCAAGCCGGTACCTGATCAGAGAGCAAGAACCGCTTGGTGGGAACCTGGCTGGTACCGAGATGCCGGAGCCCATTCCAACAATCGACCTGGGCCTGCTGTCTGCATCCAATGATGCAGAGGAAGCCGCCAAGCTGCGGTCGGCGCTGCAGACCTGGGGGTTCTTCAAGGTAAGATTTCGTTTTCTAGTTTCCTGTTTGTAAGTTTTACTTTGGTCTTTGCACTTTTGGTTCACGGTGCACTTGCTATTTCTGTAACACGCATCACCCCGTGTGACCAGCTTTCTAACCATGGAATGGAGACCTCTCTGATGGATTCTGTGATGACCACATCAAGGGATTTCTTCCGCCTACCGCtcgaagagaagagaaagtacagTAACATAATAGACGGGAAGCATTTCCAGATGGAAGGGTATGGAACTGAGCAGGTGAAAACTCAAGATCAAAGACTGGATTGGTCCGATCGACTGCATCTTAAAGTGGAGCCAGAGGACGAGAGGAACCTTGCCCATTGGCCCATAAATCCAAAATCTTTCAGGTAATCTGCTAGATACATGTGTTCAAACGGATCTGTCTTTGCTGTCAATTTTGCACAATGTAGTTCATTTGCTTATGTATGTCACTAGTGATCGAGCCTGGCCTGGAAAAACTTCATAAATAAGTATATTAAGGAAACCATCGTCTGTCAACTAGACTTGGTTGCTGAAGTACGCTGGCACTATTTGCAGGGATGACCTGCATGAGTACACACTGAAGAGCAAGAGAATCAAAGACGACATCCTTCGGGCAATGGCCAAGCTATTGGAGCTCGATGAAGATTGCCTAGTTAACCAGTTTAGCGACAGGGCTCTCACTTATGCTAGATTCAATTACTATCCTCCATGTCCAAGACCTGATCTTGTCTTGGGCATCAAGCCTCACTCTGACGTCTATGCTCTTACGGTTCTTCTAATGGACAAAGATGTCGCTGGGCTGCAGTTTCTCAGAGATGGAACGTGGTACAACGTTCCAACTGTGTCTAACTACACCTTGCTGATCAACGTTGGTGTTACAATGGAGGTAGCAATCTCTGAACCTTAAGTAGATTTCTCCCATGTTtggtcgacaatggaggtagccATCTCTGAACCTTGGGTTATTTTTATTGGTGCAGATAATGACCAACGGGATATTTAAAGGGCCAGTACATAGGGTTGTAACCAACTCTGAGAAAGAGAGACTCTCAGTGGCCGTGTTCTATGGTCTGGATCCTGAAAAACAGATTGAACCGGTAGCTCAGATGTTGAACGAGGACCAACCGGCGCGATACAGGAAAATGAAGGCCAAGGATTTCCTAGTCGCGCACCTTGAGCATTTCTCTCGAGGAGAAAGAGTCGTTGATTCGTTAAGGATATGATCAAGGTGAGTTTGCTTTGGTGCTACAGTACCCATGAAATAAAGAATTTGTGACTTGCCAATTCGTTAAGGATATAAGCAAGCAGGCTTTGCTTCTATAAGGCGATGAACCTGGTGAAAATAAAGAATTTGATCCTATCTCCAAACTTACTCATTGTATTCTCTTAGCTTAAGTGTCTCCTCCGTTTCTTCACAActtactttcactttgttagttttCTTCATGCATGTGCCAAAAAAAAACTTTAAtcctattccagaaaaaaaagagTATCACTTGTGAATTTTAATCACTATTTTCAAGAGAAGATATTTCTGAACGAAATTGCTGCTCCTGTACACATGGTATACACTATAGGTGTAGCAACAAGAAATTTCCTGCGTGCGTGTTCCAGTGACCCTGACGTGACGATCATCACCTACGAGGATGGACGTGGTTATCACCTTCAGTCAATTTTCACCAGAATTTCAGAACTTAGTCATTTGATTAGGTACCGAAACATGTGTCTGTCTGCCGGTCCAAACATTTCCGTCCTTTTACTTGGTACGTACACATGAATTCAAATAAAATTCAGATAAACTGTAGAATTTCCTGAAACTTGGGTTGGGTTCAGCCGATCTCAAGATTTTGAGCCTTTGCTGGTAATGCAAAACAAAAGAACCCGAGAAGCCAATAGGGTGTGGCTCCTGCTCACACTCCTGCTGACTGGAAACTTCAGGTCTCTTATTTCTGGCATGGTTGGTGTTCCGTTGGGT harbors:
- the LOC123413248 gene encoding codeine O-demethylase-like; the encoded protein is MADESWRLPSSVQQLAASIQEPPSRYLIREQEPLGGNLAGTEMPEPIPTIDLGLLSASNDAEEAAKLRSALQTWGFFKLSNHGMETSLMDSVMTTSRDFFRLPLEEKRKYSNIIDGKHFQMEGYGTEQVKTQDQRLDWSDRLHLKVEPEDERNLAHWPINPKSFRDDLHEYTLKSKRIKDDILRAMAKLLELDEDCLVNQFSDRALTYARFNYYPPCPRPDLVLGIKPHSDVYALTVLLMDKDVAGLQFLRDGTWYNVPTVSNYTLLINVGVTMEIMTNGIFKGPVHRVVTNSEKERLSVAVFYGLDPEKQIEPVAQMLNEDQPARYRKMKAKDFLVAHLEHFSRGERVVDSLRI
- the LOC123413247 gene encoding protein SRG1-like, producing the protein MACEEPSKIVNIPSIVQELVTCVQEPPSQYVVPEQNRPDVACSEMPEPIPIIDLSRLPAPGNSSDEVAKMQSALESWGLFLAVGHGIQPSFLDEVMKVTREFYKLPPEEKQKYSNLVDGQEFRMEGYGNDIVVSEKQTLDWSDRLYLVVEPESRRIYSLWPTHPPSFRDILCEYAVKCREIASLVLRHLARMLNLHEDYFVEMIEEDAITYARFNYYPHCPKPDQVLGLKPHTDATVITVVFIDDSVNGLQVQKNGVWYKVPIVPNALLVNTGDAMEILSNGFFKSPVHRAVTNAEKDRVSLVMFYTPDPEREIEPAAELVDEKRPTQYRKIKTKDYLTKLFETFAEGTLVIDTVKI